Genomic segment of Oncorhynchus nerka isolate Pitt River linkage group LG10, Oner_Uvic_2.0, whole genome shotgun sequence:
TTACTAATGCCCTAGATAATATTAAGTACTGTGCCGCCTTGTTCATAGATTGATCTAAAGCTTTTGACACTGTAGACCATGCGATACTTTTGGGTAAACTGTCGCCAATAGGACTGGGACTGGATGCCTGTCGTTGGTTTCATGACTATCTAAAGGATAGAAGCCTGGCTGTTAGAGTAGACGGCATCCAGTCGAAGCCATTGGAGTTGGTTAAAGGGGTCCCACAAGGTTCTATACTCGGTCCATTACTGTTTACTCTCTACATAAACAATATCGGTGATGAGATAAGTAAGTGTAAAATTCATTTatatgctgatgacactgtcaggTACTCTATCGCTTCAACGGCTGACCAAGCATTATCACAATTGGAGACAGATTTTTTAAAGATATTACAAGGGTCTTTTATACAGCTGAAACTTGTTTTagataaatacattttatgattTTGAATAGGTTCAAAAAGTTTGTTTGAAAATACACTTGCACTTACGAGCTTAGATGTTTCTCGATTTAATCAGGTCTCTGCATATAAATACATAGGGATATGGTTGGATGATAAACTGTCTTTTAAAATGCATATTGACAAACTTTTATAAAAGGCTAAAAATCAAGATGTATTGATccagcgccgacagagatggccgcctcgcttcgcgttcctaggaaactatgcagttttttgtttttttacgtgttatttcttacattagtaccccaggtcatcttaggtttcattacatacagtcgagaagaactactgaatataagatcagcgtcaactcaccatcagtacgaccaagaatatgttttccgcgacgcggatcctgtgttctgccttacaaacaggacaacggaatggatcgcatgcagcgacccaagaaaacgactccgaaaaagagggaaacgtagcggtcttctggtcagactccggacaagggcacatcgcgcaccactccccagcattcttcttgccaatgtccagtctcttgacaacaaggttgatgaaatccgagcaagggtagcattccagagggacatcagagactgcaatgttctctgcttcacggaaacatggcttactgggaagacgctatccgatgcggtgcagccaacgggtttctccacgcatcgcgccgacagaaacaaacatctttctggtaagaagagcggcggggcgtatgcctcatgactaacgagacatggtgtgatgaaggaaacatacaggaactcaaatccttctgttcacctgatttagaattcctcacaatcaaatgtagaccgcattatcttccaagagaattctcttcgattataatcacagccgtatatatccccccccaagcagacacatcgatggctctgaacgaactttatttaactctttgcaaactggaaaccatttatccggaggctgcattcattgtagctggggattttaacaaagctaatctgaacacaagactccctaaattttatcagcatatcgattgcgcaaccaggggtggtaaaaccttggatcattgttactctaacttccgcgacgcatataaggccctgccccgtccccctttcggaaaagctgaccacgactccattttgttgatccctgcctacaggcagaaacttaaacaagaggctcccacgctgaggtctgtccaacgctggtcagaccaagctgactccacactccaagactgcttccatcacgtggactgggacatgtttcgtattgcgtcagatgaaaatattgacgaatacgctgatttggtgtgcgagttcattagaacgtgcgtcgaagatgtcgttcccatagcaacgataaaaacattcccaaaccagaaaccgtggattgatggcagcattcgcgtgaaactgaaagcgcgaaccactgcttttaatcagggcaaggtgtctggtaacatgtccgaatataaacaatgcagctattccctccgcaaggctattaaacaagctaagcgtcagtacagagacaaagtggaatctcaattcaatggctcagacacaagaggcatgtggcagggtctaaagtcaatcacggactacaagaagaaacccagcccagtcacggaccaggatgtcttgctcccaggcagactaaataacttttttgcccgctttgaggacaatacagtgccactgacacggcctgcaacgaaaacatgcggtctctccttcactgcagccgaggtgagtaagacatttaaacgtgttaaccctcgcaaggctgcaagcccagacggcatccccagccgcgccctcagagcatgcgcagaccagctggccggtgtgtttacggacatattcaatcaatccctataccagtctgctgttcccacatgcttcaagagggccaccattgttcctgttcccaagaaagctaaggtaactgagctaaacgactaccgccccgtagcactcacttccgtcatcatgaagtgctttgagagactagtcaaggaccatatcacctccaccctacctgacaccctagacccactccaatttgcttaccgcccaaataggtccacagacgatgcaatctcaaccacactgcacactgccctaacccacctggacaagaggaatacctatgtgagaatgctgttcatcgactacagctcggcattcaacaccatagtaccctccaagctcgtcatcaagctcgagaccctgggtctcgaccccgccctgtgcaactgggtactggacttcctgacgggccgccccaggtggtgagggtaggcaacaacatctcctcccgctgatcctcaacacggggccccacaagggtgcgttctgagccctctcctgtactccctgttcacccacgactgcgtggccacgcacgcctccaactcaatcatcaagtttgcggacgacacaacagtggtaggcttgattaccaacaacgacgagacggcctacagggaggaggtgagggccctcggagtgtggtgtcaggaaaataacctcacactcaacgtcaacaaaactaaggagatgattgtggacttcaggaaacagcagagggaacacccctatccacatcgatggaacagtagtggagagggtagcaagttttaagttcctcggcatacacatcacagacaaactgaattggtccactcacactgacagcgtcgtgaagaaggcgcagcagcgcctcttcaacctcaggaggctgaagaaattcggcttgtcaccaaaagcactcacaaacttctacagatgcacaatcgagagcatcctggcgggctgtatcaccgcctggtacggcaactgctccgccctcaaccgtaaggctctccagagggtagtgaggtctgcacaacgcatcaccgggggcaaactacctgccctccaggacacctacaccacccgatgttacaggaaggccataaagatcatcaaggacatcaaccacccgaaccactgcccgttcaccccgctatcatccagaaggcgaggtcagtacaggtgcatcaaagctgggactgagagactgaaaaacagcttctatctcaaggctatcagactgttaaacagccaccattgagtggctgctgccaacacactgtcattgacactgacccaactccagccactttaataatgggaattgatgggaaatgatgtaaatatatcactagccactttaaacaatgctaccttatataatgttacttaccctacattattcatctcatatgcatacgtatatactgtactctacatcatcgactgcatccttatgtaatacatgtatcactagccactttaactatgtcactttgtttactttgtctacatactcatctcatatgtatatactctactcgataccatctactgtatgccgctctgtaccatcactcactcatatatccttatgtacatattctttatccccttacactgtgtataagacagtagttttagaattgttagttagattacttgttggttatcactgcattgtcggaactagaagcacaagcatttcgctacactcgcattaacatctgctaaccatgtgtatgtgacaaataaaatttgatttgatttgatttgatttaagtgtgtgtgtgatgatcgTATTAATGAGTTATCGGTTCCAATGAACAGATCAATTAAGCAATTAAACActcagatggagaaggagacagacaccATGGGAGACCCATGTTTTAGATAGACAGGTATAATCTCTAGGATCACCATCACCTACTGATAAGGGTCTCTGCATATAAATACTTAGGGATGATGAACATTCTATTAAAATGCATGTTGACAAACTTTATAAACGGCTAAAAACCAAGCTAGAATTCCTCTTCAGAAACAGGACATGTTTGTCCTCTACAAATAGAAGACAAATTGTGCAAGCTACTTTTATGTCTGTTACAGATTATGGGGATGTTATTTACATGAAGGTTACGGCATCAACACTTAAATCGCTGGATGCTACTTATCATTGCGCACttaggtttattacgggtgctggctacagaactcaccactcaggTTTATTAAGGTTGctggctacagaactcaccacttaggtttattacgggtgctggctacagaactcaccacttaggtttattacgggtgctggctacagaactcaccactgtgTTTTATAACAACATGTGGGTTGGaccatgttttggaatatttgtattctgtacaggcttgcttcttttcactctgtcatttaggtttgcattgtggagtaactataatgctattgatccatcctcagctgtctcctatcacagccattaaactctgtgaccgttttaaagtcaccattggcctcgtggtgaaatccctgaggagTTTCCTTCCTCTTCGGCAACTGAGTGAAATCCCTGTTAGGAggtttgtgaggcattggaaaacctccctggtctttgtggttgaatctgtgtttgaaattcactgctcgttACTGAGGGAcataacagataattgtatgtgtggggttcaGAGATAAGGTAGTCATAAAAAATTATGTGAGTGAGTCCATTCAACTTATGTGACTTGgtgaagcacatttttactcatgaacatatttaggccataacaaaatgattgaaaacttattgactcaagacatttcagcttttttttctcttttttttttaatcaattttaaattcaggctgtaacacatcaaaatgttgaacaagtcaagggatgtgaatactttctgaagacccTGTGGCTGCACGGTTGTTGTAGGTTTTAATACGTTGTTTGATGTTGTTCCTGATATAAGTACAGATTTATAATTCATATAGATTAAAGAACATCTAATGGGCTGTATCTAATTAGTGGATACTAACACTGCTCTCAGGGCAGTGTCTGCTCATTTTTACTAACACTGCTCTCAGGGCAGTGTCTGCTCATTTTTACTAACAGAAGTTACTTTTTTGTAGCAGGTTAAGAGAACTTACCCAGTGGCTTAGGAGAACTACATTAAGTTTAGGGAAAAGGGTAGGGTTACCTAAAATGGTATAATTAAAACTATTTAGCTATATCCAGGTCTGCCCTGAGAACAGTCTTGATTTCCAGTAATGTGATTCTGCTACTGGTGTCAGTGTTGTTTGGTTTTGTTCCTGTTCTTCCGGCAGGTTCTCCAGAGGATCCTGATCAGGAGCCCAGTAAAGAGCAAGACTCCTCCCCCGGCagccagcagcagtagcagcacatCCACAGAGTGGTAAGAGTACCAGGGCATCCTGTTGGCCGACGTACGGAGGTGAGACGCCCCCTTGTGTCCCATCACAAACTCCAACCAGAAGAGGGCCTTGTCCATGGGCTTGATGGGCTGGTCCCTGTGCAGGCGGGACAGCCTCTGCATGTTCTCCCTGTAGGGGGCGTGGGTGAGCACCTGGTTCAGAGCCTGCTGGAAACTGGGTCCGTTGAACATGGCCAGCTCCAGGATCTTGGCAGCGCCTCTCTCCTGCAGACGCAGAAGATTGTCATACTGGTCAAAGAACAGGGGTATCCCCAGTAATGGGGTGCCGTGGTAGATGGCCTCCTGGACCCCGTTGGTTCCTCCGTGGGCCACAAAGGCTCTGGTCTGGGGGTGGCCCAGGAGGTCTTTCTGGGGCATCCAGTCCACCAGAAGAGTGTTGTTGCCCAGAGTGGAGGGCCTCTTGCCCCGGTGCCTCCAGATCACCTTagatagaagaagaagaagatattaATTTATCTTTAAATAACTTCTCGTTTACATCACTTGCATTGCAGAGAGCTTTACATATAAATGCTAATAATGAAAAACAATCAGGATACCTTCTGAGGCAGCTTGGCGAACACGCTGGCGATCTGGTCTGTGATATCAACAGGAAGTGCATTGACAAGAGTCCCCAGAGACATGACGATCACCCCATGCTCCCCGGCACTCTGGACAAACTCCTCCAGGTCTGGAGGCAGGGGCTGGGCCGGCTTGCACTGGAACCCCCCCATGTAGACGACGTTGGGCATGGTGGGACGGGGGAAGTCAAACACAAAGTCAGACCTCATCAGCCAGATGTCAGCTTCCTGGATCAAGGAGATGATGTCACAGCCCCCTTCGAAGTACTTGAAGCAAATTGCGTCATAACTCGGCCCAACCATGAACCTCTGCTGATACACGATGATGCTGTAGTGCAGCATGTTTTGGACCCGTTGGACGAAGGTCATCTTGTCAGTGAATCCAGACCCTGGGACCGGGATgtaggacaggggagagggggcgaTGGCAAAATGGCCCTCCCCGCTGGTGATCCAACGGGCGTTGAGCACCACAGGCAGTTTGAGGTAGTGGGCCATCAGCAGCCCTCCAGCCATAGCAGGGTCGGTGAGCATCATGTCATACTGAGCGTCCTGGAGACTCTTCATCAGCTTCTTGTCGTCAAACATGCGAGCCAGTGTGTCGCAAGCCAGGATGTGCGCTTCTTCTATCATACTGAGGAACTCCATGGTTAGTTGGAAGAACCTCAGTGTTGATACCACCTCTTGCTGAGCCTGAAGTAAGATATTAAACAGAGATTGAATGTTTCTTAGACAAAATAAATGGATGTCTTGCTGGATGGTTGATTGGCTCGTTTGCTGGCTGGATCGATtgatcaaccaatcaaccaatcaagaAGACACATCAAACCTTCATGTGCTTCTGAAGGCACGTTATGAAGGCATACCTTCAGGTTCTTCTATAGGCACGTTATGAAGACATACCTTCAGGGTCTTCAGTAGGCACATTGCAAAGACATACATTCAGGTTCTTCTGTACTGTAGCTACATTATGAAGACATATACCTTAAAGTGCTTCTGTAGGAAGGCCTCGAAGAAGCTGTATAAGGATTCTTTCTCCTTGATGGTGATGGAGGTGTATAGAGGTGACTCCTCAGTGATGTACCAGCTGGTGGAGGGTCTGACTACCGTGATGTTGTGGCCTCTGGCATGAAGCTCCTCGATCAGTACCTACACATTGGTGACGTTAGTAAGCTCACAAGGGAATGGTATTATGTCAGAGGCATGTTGTGGAGAGCTGTCAAAAATGTGCTTTATAAAAGGTATTAATCCTCAATCTAAGAAACCTAAGAAGTAAATGTGCATCAAAATCTTTCAGTTCAAGCTGGAGATATCATGACCTgatctcaatccactgcatctgCCTAGGTCAGCCTTCCACATCTGCGGTGGAAGTTGGCCGAGCTACAGCAGCGTTTGTCAGACTTTGAGACATCCcgaaatcggtcttctcacgaaaacatCTGTAGGGTCCCAACAGTTTGACCTACAAAACTAATATGACcagtctatggaaagatgactcTCACAAACATGATAGTGTTCTCTGTTTTGTTCTACGACCCCCAGCAGTGTCACTGGACTCGTCCGAAGCTAACCCATGCAAGCAAATGGAGGTATGAAGGTCATTTTGCATAGAAAATAAGGGATTAAATATTCAAAAATGAAAATAAGATATAatacagacacttcaaaaccatTTCCTTTTTTGCAATGtcattcaatgcatttctatgggctatagtagtaaaggccaaattcaatattttatcaaatcttttttcaatatatattttttaatacctaaaggggtcctataATTCAACATCATTTAGCTAAATGATCCACAGTATGACCGTCCTAAAATAACTCCATATGTTAGCACAGTATACACAGTAGTCTCATTGAGATGCAGGGTTCTTCAACTCCATATGTTAGCACAGTATACACAGTAGTCTCATTGAGATGCAGGGTTCTTCAATTCCGGTCCCGGAGGGCCGACACCCAcccttttttaattttacctttatttaaccaggcaagtcagttaagaacacattcttattttcaatgacggcctgggaacagtgggttaactgcctgttcaggggcagaacgacagatttgtaccttgtcagctcgggggtttgaactcacccACCCTGGTGGTTGTGGTAAGGTGTGGCCTGATTAACATGGTTGAAATCATTCATTTGAAATAGCAAAACTTGTGCAGAACACCATAACGGTAAATGACCAATGGCAGAGGTGGCTATAGTACTGAAAATCCGTATTTAAGTAAAAGTACTGCTACTTAGGTTGTaatttactcaagtaaaagtaaaaacgTATCCTGTCAGAAAACTACTTCAGTACTAGTTACACATTTGGCTTGGTCATTTTTAACACCTTACTGTAAACTGTGTGCAAACAAAAACAGATTTTTCTTCTTCTTGCGGACCTAGCTATTTACAACGTTTAGTGTTGTGTTTGGCAGTCAAATGTCCAaagtctgcaaagctgtcatcaaggcaaagggtggctactttgaagaatctaaaatctaaaatatattttgatttgtttaacacttttttggttactacattattccctatgtgttatttaatagtgttgatgtcttcactattattctacaatgtaaaaattaGTCACACAAAGAAAcacttaaatgagtaggtgtgtccaaacctccgacttcaactgtactgtatatatataaactatgaaataaaaatataaaaatataataaaaatGAAACTTCCCTTTTACCTTGTCTTTCTAAAATAATTCGTAATAAATATTTATCTTGACAGATATTCAAGGGTTTAAACATTGTTtcctatgcttgttcaatgaaccatgaacaactaatgaacatgcacctgtggaacggtcgttaagacattaATAGCTTACAGACGGTCGGCCATTAAGggatccctaagaggttttaatgcagctggtggccacactagatactgactgttactttgattttgaccctttgttcagggacacattattccatttatgttagttacatgtctgtggaacttgttcagtttatgtctcagttgttgaatcttcttatgttcatacaaatatctacacatgttaagtttgctgaaaataaacacagtgagaggacgttttatttattttttgcagagtttatacataaatatatgtattttttccAAGCAGGCCGTGGATGACTGACTGCCCAGAAAGTTTCCATTAATAACCTCCCCCGGCCAGCGGGCAGTCCTGTATGTCGAGCCCTGCGACATAATAGATAATAGTATAAACCTATGTAACTGGAGGGATTTGGTCAAATGTAACTAAGTAAACAGtaagttgcagttcttgacacactgaaacatgtgcgcctggcacctactaccagaccctgttcaaggGCACTGAAATATTTTGTATTACactttcaccctctgaatggcacacagacacaatccaagTCTCACTTGTCTCAAGGCTtataaatccttctttaacatgtctcctccccttcatctacactgattgaagtggatttaacaggtatTTCAGCTGGATTTACCTCATCAGTCTATATCGTGGAAagggcaggtgttcctaatgttttgtacacccagtGTATAATATGTCAAGACACAATTATGGAACCAATTTCTATTTGCTTTTCAAAATTCCCTGATTTTTCCTTGTTTGATTTCAGCATGAAATCTTTGTAAAGTAACTTTGTAAAGTAACAAAACGCTAGACATATATACACAATCCAAGTCTCacttgtctcaaggctttaaaccCCATCTTTAACAAAACGCTAGACACAACATTGAGCACCTTCATGTTGATCCAGTGGCTTCCATCGACAGGATAGACCAGGACTTTTCCTCCATGGCAGGACGGTGCAGGAAGGAGTAGGAGAAATGACACCAGACTTAGAAACGAGAGGTGTCCCCAAGGAGAGCGGGAATACATTGTGTCTACACAGAGGAAAAAGAGGACAAAAGTCACTTGTTTTTCCAACTAGTCACCTCTAGACGTAAAATGCTTTATTGACCTGAAAGCCTATCAAGTCTTACACTCGTGCAACGTATAGGTAAATAACAGTTCATTAAGCTTCATCATTATGTTATATACTCGTGTCAATAAGTTACTATTGTCTGCACATCTTTATTACACTATTACTTAACAACAAACTACTTGAGTGTAGGTGAATAAGAATATGCAATAAGAGTTGGCTTACCGGTGCTATAGAGTCCATGCAACACTAACAGAGAAAATGGTTACATATCGGCTGGCAATACTTTGAACTTCTGAAGGTTCATACTCCTGATAGTACAGAAGTCCTGCCATAGCCCAGGTTGATGATTTACAAACAGATAGTGGTGCCTCCCAAATTGCACTAGTTTTGCCCAGGGTCCTCAGGGCTCTGGTCGACATAGTAGACtattgtagggaataggatgccatttgggatttaACCACTACATGGGCAATAACACTAGTGAGTTCTGGTAAAACACACCTGTCACATAACTGACCTCTTACCCAATTTAAATGCCTACTTATCATTGATGCAATCCTTACCATATGTGATTGTGTCCATCTCTAGTCTGACTCCAGGTTGTAGTtatgtgccttcagaatgtattcactttaatttttaatttgatgttgttgtgttacagtctgaatttaacattgattaaattgagatgtttgtGTCTCTACCCTATAATGTCAacgtggaattctgtttttttgaTTTTtgttacaaatgaataaaaaattaaaagctgaaatgtcttgagtcaaaaaGTCTTCAaactctttgttatggcaagactAAGTCATTTCAGGAGTACAAATGTgttaacctgtttgggataggggacaGTATTTTCATGTTCGGATGACAAGCgtacccagagtaaactgcctgctactcaggcccagaagctaatatatgcatatcattagtagaGTTGGATAGAAATTactctgatgtttctaaaactgttttaatgatgtctgttagtataacagaactcatatggcaggcaaaaacctgagaaaaatccaatcaggaagtgggaaatctgaggtttgcaggttttcaagtctttgcctatccaatatacattgtaaatggtgtcatattgcacttcctaaggcttccactagaaaGGAAAAAGATGTATGATaaaaacattctaaagattgacatcgtttgacatgtttctacgatcTGTAATTTAACTTTTTTGGACTTTTCGTCTGTACTTTCGTCTGGACTTGCTTGCGCCTTGTGAGTTTCGATGGGTGAACTAAACACGCTAACAAAAAAGGAGgcatttggacataaagatgaacttcatcgaacaaaacaaacatttattgtggaactgggattcctgtgagtgcattctgatgaagatcatcaaaggtaagtgaatatttataacgctatttctgacttttactgaCCCCACAACATGGCTTGTTTTCGTGGCTTAGCGCTGtactcagataattgcatggtgtgcttttttcgtaaagcttttttgaaatctgacacaacgtttgcattaaggagaagtatatctttaattctatgcataacacatgtatttttttatcaaagtttatgatgagtatttctgtaaattgatgtggctcttaGCAAATTCGCCCGATGTCGAGgcacaacattactgaacataacgcaccgATGTgcgtttttggatataaatatatgaactttatcgaacaaaacatacatgtattgagTAACATGaggtcctatgagtgccatctgatgaagatcatcaaaggttagtgattaattttatctctatttctgctttaagtgactcctctctttggctggaaaatggctgtatgtttttttgtgactaggctctgacctaacataatcatatggtgtgcttttgctgtaaagcctttttgaaatcagacatgatggctagattaacaagaagttcatctttaattaggtgtattgcacttgtgaatgtatgaaagttaaatTTCATTTTTTCTTTTCGCGCTCTGCCATTTCTACCGGAACCCTTAATTAAACACATAATGAGTTGCATGGACTTATtctgtgtacaataatagtgGTTAAATTAACATTATTTTTATGACTTCTGTACccaggggtgcaactttggttttagaagtgggtggGACATAATTATAATATTgtaattttatttttttcagGTCGGAAAAACACTCCAAGCAGCCTACCCGACCGCTTGGAGGTGTCCGCGTGGTCCTAAAGCAAACCATCACCTCCATTTGTATTACTTTCCAATGATAAAACATGATTAAACACATATCTGTCGAGCAGTGAActtcaaacacagatttaacctcaa
This window contains:
- the LOC135573813 gene encoding UDP-glucuronosyltransferase 2C1-like: MYSRSPWGHLSFLSLVSFLLLLPAPSCHGGKVLVYPVDGSHWINMKVLIEELHARGHNITVVRPSTSWYITEESPLYTSITIKEKESLYSFFEAFLQKHFKAQQEVVSTLRFFQLTMEFLSMIEEAHILACDTLARMFDDKKLMKSLQDAQYDMMLTDPAMAGGLLMAHYLKLPVVLNARWITSGEGHFAIAPSPLSYIPVPGSGFTDKMTFVQRVQNMLHYSIIVYQQRFMVGPSYDAICFKYFEGGCDIISLIQEADIWLMRSDFVFDFPRPTMPNVVYMGGFQCKPAQPLPPDLEEFVQSAGEHGVIVMSLGTLVNALPVDITDQIASVFAKLPQKVIWRHRGKRPSTLGNNTLLVDWMPQKDLLGHPQTRAFVAHGGTNGVQEAIYHGTPLLGIPLFFDQYDNLLRLQERGAAKILELAMFNGPSFQQALNQVLTHAPYRENMQRLSRLHRDQPIKPMDKALFWLEFVMGHKGASHLRTSANRMPWYSYHSVDVLLLLLAAGGGVLLFTGLLIRILWRTCRKNRNKTKQH